A genomic stretch from Dissulfurispira thermophila includes:
- a CDS encoding universal stress protein has product MDMKDRHILIAVDESENAKRAVLYVADFLGGIPGFRVTLLNIIPEPPEDYFKTSEEQIRWREEHKHKIERMLENYRQILIQSGFTEDKVSAKLVIRDCPSVAECILDELNKLKACTAVVGRRGISKKEEFLFGSTSSKIIHEAKNCSVWVIE; this is encoded by the coding sequence ATGGATATGAAAGATAGACATATACTCATTGCTGTGGATGAGTCAGAAAATGCAAAAAGAGCTGTTCTGTATGTTGCAGATTTTCTTGGAGGCATTCCGGGATTTCGTGTAACATTGCTCAATATCATTCCTGAACCACCTGAAGACTATTTCAAAACCTCTGAAGAACAAATTAGATGGCGTGAAGAACATAAACACAAAATTGAGAGAATGCTCGAAAATTATCGCCAGATACTCATTCAATCAGGATTTACTGAAGACAAAGTATCTGCAAAATTAGTCATAAGAGATTGTCCTTCTGTTGCAGAGTGCATCCTCGATGAATTAAACAAACTCAAGGCATGCACTGCTGTTGTGGGACGTAGAGGCATATCGAAAAAAGAGGAATTCCTATTTGGTAGCACATCCAGTAAGATCATACATGAAGCAAAAAACTGCTCTGTATGGGTGATAGAATAA
- a CDS encoding amidohydrolase family protein — protein MQRADYIICGDYVLTMNDRMDSIKDGAIAVKGAEIIDVDIYENISKKYSSENIVGGKGRAVLPGLINTHTHAAMVYFRGLADDMPLNDWLKNYIWPAENEWLSNEFVFDASQLACLEMLKAGVTTFNDMYFFCDSVANAAEKIGMRAVIGAGIVDFPTKTGNSADDYINNAERFIEKWKKGVRDELITPCIAPHSTYTCSSETLKKSKKIAERLDVLLHIHLSETEWEVSEVLSRYGKRPIEYLHSIGFLDERVVAAHCVWVEDREIEMLANHKVGVSHCIESNLKLASGFAPVGAMLKSGVRVTFGTDGAASNNDLNILGEMSTAAKVHKAVLKDSVALDARTIITMATRWGAEVLGLGKSVGSIEKGKLADIITINLKVPHLAPIYDVYSHIVYAVMASDIETVMVNGRLLINNRMLITADENSILQKAFEWGRKISLWSNGVKG, from the coding sequence ATGCAAAGAGCTGATTATATCATATGCGGCGACTATGTTCTTACAATGAATGACAGGATGGATTCGATCAAAGACGGCGCTATTGCTGTAAAGGGTGCAGAAATTATTGATGTGGATATTTATGAAAATATTTCAAAAAAATATTCTTCTGAAAATATTGTTGGAGGTAAGGGAAGGGCGGTATTGCCTGGATTGATAAATACCCATACCCATGCAGCAATGGTATATTTCAGAGGACTTGCAGATGATATGCCTTTGAATGACTGGCTGAAAAACTATATCTGGCCTGCTGAGAATGAATGGCTCAGCAATGAATTTGTCTTTGATGCATCACAGCTTGCATGTCTTGAAATGCTCAAGGCAGGCGTCACAACATTTAATGATATGTATTTTTTCTGTGACAGTGTGGCTAATGCAGCAGAAAAGATTGGTATGAGGGCTGTAATAGGGGCAGGCATTGTTGATTTCCCAACAAAAACCGGCAATTCCGCAGATGATTATATAAACAATGCTGAAAGGTTCATAGAAAAATGGAAAAAAGGGGTGCGAGATGAGTTGATTACCCCATGTATAGCTCCCCATTCTACATATACATGCAGTTCTGAGACTTTAAAGAAATCTAAAAAAATTGCAGAGAGATTAGATGTGCTATTGCATATCCATCTTTCTGAAACGGAATGGGAAGTTAGTGAGGTTTTGTCAAGATATGGGAAAAGGCCTATTGAGTATCTTCACTCTATAGGTTTTTTAGATGAAAGGGTTGTTGCTGCTCATTGTGTCTGGGTTGAAGATAGAGAGATAGAAATGCTTGCAAATCATAAGGTTGGAGTATCGCATTGCATAGAGAGCAATTTAAAACTTGCTTCAGGATTTGCACCGGTTGGTGCAATGCTCAAATCAGGGGTAAGAGTTACTTTTGGCACTGATGGAGCAGCGAGTAATAATGATCTAAATATACTTGGCGAGATGTCCACTGCTGCAAAGGTGCATAAGGCTGTGTTGAAAGACTCAGTTGCACTTGATGCCCGAACAATCATTACAATGGCAACAAGATGGGGTGCAGAGGTGCTCGGACTTGGTAAAAGTGTTGGCAGTATAGAAAAAGGCAAACTTGCTGACATTATAACCATAAATCTTAAAGTGCCTCATCTTGCTCCAATATATGATGTCTATTCTCATATTGTCTATGCAGTAATGGCATCAGATATTGAGACCGTGATGGTAAATGGAAGATTGCTTATTAACAATAGGATGTTGATTACAGCAGATGAAAATAGTATTTTACAAAAGGCATTTGAATGGGGAAGAAAGATAAGTTTATGGAGTAATGGAGTGAAGGGGTGA
- a CDS encoding UbiA-like polyprenyltransferase yields the protein MQITKNAGPPRKSATFLGAGNIINRAISYMRMIKISHSVFALPFAFTGAVLAASGIPSMRQVFWIIIAMVGARSGAMGLNRIIDRKVDALNPRTASREIPSGKIRVRDASVFTFISLVLFVFAAYNLNPLCFKLSPLAIAVLSFYSYTKRFTWLSHFVLGIAISAAPLGAWIAIRGTLDWEIIPLSIAVVFWLAGFDVLYALQDVEFDRINGLYSIPQRFGIKRSLILAKIFHFVTWSLLVFNGVIFGLNLLYWIGMFIVAGMLIYEHSLVKPDDLSKLNMAFFNMNGYVSIAVFVFTLTSTLLK from the coding sequence ATGCAAATAACTAAGAATGCAGGTCCCCCCAGAAAGTCTGCGACTTTTTTGGGGGCTGGTAATATCATAAACAGGGCAATCTCCTATATGAGAATGATAAAGATTTCTCATTCGGTCTTTGCACTGCCATTTGCATTTACGGGTGCTGTGCTGGCAGCATCAGGCATTCCATCAATGAGGCAGGTATTCTGGATTATCATTGCTATGGTTGGGGCGCGTTCAGGTGCAATGGGCTTAAACAGGATAATTGACAGAAAAGTTGATGCCTTAAATCCAAGAACAGCAAGTAGAGAGATACCATCAGGAAAGATAAGGGTCAGAGATGCAAGTGTGTTTACATTTATCTCTCTTGTCTTGTTTGTCTTTGCTGCTTATAATCTCAATCCTCTTTGTTTTAAACTTTCTCCTTTGGCAATTGCAGTTTTATCTTTTTATTCATATACAAAAAGATTTACATGGTTGAGCCATTTTGTTCTTGGCATTGCCATCTCTGCAGCTCCACTTGGTGCATGGATTGCCATAAGGGGCACATTAGATTGGGAGATAATTCCCTTGAGCATTGCAGTGGTATTCTGGCTTGCAGGGTTTGATGTGCTTTACGCGCTTCAGGATGTAGAGTTTGACAGGATCAATGGACTTTATTCTATACCGCAGAGATTTGGAATAAAAAGATCATTGATACTTGCAAAGATTTTTCACTTTGTGACATGGTCATTGCTTGTTTTTAATGGTGTTATTTTTGGCTTGAATCTTTTGTATTGGATAGGCATGTTTATAGTTGCAGGCATGTTGATTTACGAACATTCGCTTGTAAAGCCTGATGATTTAAGCAAATTAAATATGGCATTTTTTAATATGAATGGATATGTAAGCATCGCAGTATTTGTTTTTACCTTAACCTCAACCTTATTAAAATAG
- the gcvH gene encoding glycine cleavage system protein GcvH: MNPDNIKYHKEHTWVKVSGKKATVGITDYAQDALGDIVYIDLPEVDTAVEANTEMSEIESTKATSAVIAPVSGTIVEINEKLADSPEIINEDPYGKGWIAVIEMDNESELDDLMDASDYERYIEEEAK; this comes from the coding sequence ATGAATCCTGACAACATCAAATATCACAAGGAGCACACATGGGTAAAGGTATCAGGCAAGAAGGCAACTGTGGGAATAACAGATTATGCACAAGATGCACTCGGAGATATTGTGTACATTGACCTTCCAGAAGTTGACACAGCAGTAGAAGCAAATACAGAGATGTCAGAGATAGAGTCAACAAAGGCAACATCAGCAGTTATAGCTCCTGTAAGTGGAACCATAGTAGAAATCAATGAAAAACTTGCAGACTCTCCAGAGATAATCAATGAAGATCCTTATGGAAAGGGATGGATAGCAGTAATAGAAATGGACAATGAATCAGAACTCGATGATCTCATGGATGCAAGTGATTATGAAAGATATATAGAAGAGGAAGCAAAATGA